TTTAGTAACGGAAGCGATTTCCCGCTTTGGCAAAATCGATATCCTGGTCAACAATGCGGCAGGCAACTTTATCTGCCCGACAGAAAACCTTTCGTTCAACGGTTGGAATTCGGTAGTCAACATTGTCCTGAACGGGACATTCTACTGCTCGCAAACGGTCGGAAAACGTTGGATTGAGGAAGGCCGGGGCGGCAGCATCTTGAATATCGTTGCGACATACGCTTGGACCGGCAGCCCTGGCGTCATTCACTCCGCATCCGCCAAGGCCGGAGTTGTCGCGATGACCCGCACATTGGGGGCCGAGTGGGGAAAATATGGAATCCGCGTCAATGCCATCGCACCCGGACCCATCGAAAATACGGGCGGTGCCGATCGGTTGTGGGGGGACCCGCAAGCGGAGCAGCAAGTGAAAGCGGGCATTCCGCTTGGAAGATTGGGAAAACCGGAGGAAGTGGCGCATCTTGCCGCATTTATGGTATCTCCTTATGCCTCCTACATGAGCGGCGAAGTGGTGACATTGGACGGAGCCGCTTGGTTGAACAGAGGACTGCTTCGGTAGTCCCCCTTTTTTGTAAGTACTTGAAATTATTGGTTGTCTATGCGTTAATATTTGTAGTATCCGTTTGTAGTCGGAGGCTTTTTCCTATGCAGTTTACCTCTAAAAAACTGATCATTCCCCTCGTCTGCCTGGTCGGGTTGTTAGGCGGCTTTTTCCCATATTATTTCTTGAGTCAGTCTGAACGGCAATTCTTTCTTGCCCAAACAAACGAAACCTTAACGCAGATCTCAGGGGCGGCAAGGCAGCAATTGAAAGGGGTGACGTTCGATGAAATGCTGGAGGCCGCACAGCTGTCAACCCATCCCGCAGATATCCAACTTTCTTATCTCAACACTGCTTTGCAACCACTCGCGGAATCGTTTTCCGAAAACGGCATTTATGTGATGTTTTACGATACAACGCGGGATTGTGTTGTCGCATCTGCGCCTGCAAGCGAAACGAAAAATTCCTGGTTTAAGCGCCTGCCTGCCGATTACCCCAGTCGTATTGTATCGGAAACCAAACATCCTGATTTTCGGTTGGTGGATAATTCGACACGGGGACCTATGTATGTATTGACAAACCCGCTAAACAAAGGAGGGCAATTGTACGGTTTGCTTGTGGTCAGCATCCCTCAGCAGATCATCGACGAGAAGATCAAAGAACGCGAACGCTACTATCTGGTAGTCTCTTCCATTCTGGCAGCACTCGCAGTATCTTTTATAACTCTGGCCTATCTTGTCATCTATTTCCAATTGGGCGGGGCCGCTCAAAATCGATTTTTACGGTCATGGCCGAAATGGCTCTTCACCGAGCAAAGCGAATTATCCCTGCATCAGTTTGAACAAGCTCATCGCTCCCCTTTCATCCGACCCATGATTGAATCGATCTATTCTTTTCAGAAATGGGTTCTCCATATTTTTCAAGACCTGCCGACAGCCATTCTGGCAATCGACCATGAACGACACATTACATATATCAATCCGGCCT
The sequence above is a segment of the Effusibacillus dendaii genome. Coding sequences within it:
- the fadH gene encoding 2,4-dienoyl-CoA reductase, encoding MNMEKALQGQVAIVTGGATGLGRAMALQFAEMGATLVIASRNMANLQKTASEIEQRGVSALPVQCDVRHPEQVEHLVTEAISRFGKIDILVNNAAGNFICPTENLSFNGWNSVVNIVLNGTFYCSQTVGKRWIEEGRGGSILNIVATYAWTGSPGVIHSASAKAGVVAMTRTLGAEWGKYGIRVNAIAPGPIENTGGADRLWGDPQAEQQVKAGIPLGRLGKPEEVAHLAAFMVSPYASYMSGEVVTLDGAAWLNRGLLR